A window of Chryseobacterium aquaeductus genomic DNA:
GTAAGAATTGCTGATGCTATTAAGACTGTTTTGCATTCGTTTGTAACTTTGAGATGATGAAACAATATAGCAAGGCTGTCCAGAATGAAAACATAGCATAAACCAATGAAACCTTCCCAAATTGTTCGTCGTGAAGTAATGTTCCGGAGATTAAGAAAGCCATAGTGGTATTGTGGACTGCACTTTCTACGGAAAGACTAATTTCATTTTTATATCCAAGTCTGAACAATTTTGCCATTAAAAATCCCGTTGAAAAGCAAACGATATTTAAAAGTAAAGCAGACGGAAGTATTTCGATAATTTCCGCATGGGTTATTCCTGCTCTACCCTGTCCACCGAAAAATTTTAGTAGAAAAACAAATCCTAAAAGAATGATTAGAACAGGTTTGGCATATTTTCCTATTTTTTCAGCAAGATTTTGATTTCTTGTTCGTAACAGAATCCCTAAAGATGCAGGAATAGCAGTCAATACAAAGATTTCAATCATGGTATCTTTAAAGGGAAGATGAAATTCTGTGGTACTTCCGTAATAGAGTTTCAGTGCAAAATTGACAAGTACAGGAATCGTAAAAATGGTAAGGATAGCATTTATAGTGGTAAGAATGATGGAAAGTGCCGTATTGCCTTTGAAAAGATAAGTAATAAAACCGGCTGTTGTTCCACCTGGACTTGCTGCCAAAATTACAATTCCAACTTTGATATAATTAGGAATATCAATAATGCTACACAATGCAAAAGCTATTGCAGGCAACAAAATCATCTGTGATATTAATGCAACAATTAAAGGTTTGGATGATGACAGTACGTTTGACGTGTCTTTCCAGTTTAGAGAAACACCAATACCAAACATAATCAGTATTAATACCGATGCGACCAAAATATCTATTAATTCCATGGTAAATGATTAAAAAAGGATTGAACATTGTCTAACCCTTATTTGTGTCTTGAAAATTAGAATGAGCAATCTCTCGAACATCCGGATTTGAATCCTCCACTATCATTGATCTTCAACCATTCTTTACTTCCATTAGAATTGATAACCAATTTACCTTGTATCCAATAATGAGTTCCAGTCATTGATCCATACCATCCGATAACCATGGGTACTATAAAAGAACCCGTTGTGGTATTCTGTCTTACATCCGAATAATCCACTTGGGAATACACATTTTTACCGCCCCAAGTTGAGCAACAGTTCATCAATCTGTTGGCTACAGTAAGTCCAACATCATCAATATCTTTTTTAAGCTGAACTTCTTTGTTGAGATTTACAACAGAGCCTTCGCCACCGCCACTTCCTCCTGAAGCTCCGGGAAGTCTGGTTTGTGAATACAATGACATTGAGGTCAGTAAAAAGATTACCAATAGATTTTTTGTTTTGAACATCATATATAGTTTTTAAAGTTAGTTTGAAAAATTATAAGTACAAAAATGGCTACATCATTTTGATTTTGTAAGTTTGTATAGTTTTAATATATAACCTGCCATGTTATAATTTATAACCTGCTATGATTGGAAACAAAATAAAAAACATAAGAGAACTTAAAAATCTAACACAAGAATATGTGGCAGAAAAGCTTGACATCAGCCAAGCTGCCTATTCCAAAATAGAAAAAAGTTCAAAGTTACCAGATGAAAAATTACAGCAGATTGCTGAAGTTTTGGAAGTGAAACCTGAAGATATTAAAGAGTTTGACAGCCAGAAATATTTTAATAGTGTAGGCGATGTAGAAGGGAATTATAGCGGAAGTATTATTGTGGGATTAGGAAGAGAAGATGTGGATTTGATAAAAAAACTTTATGAAGATAAGATAGTACTGTTGGAAGAACTATTAAACCAACAGAAAAAGATAGTACAGAAATACGAATCAAAATACGGAGAGCTTTAACAGCTCTCTTTTTGTTTAAAATAGTTTGACCTGAGTTCTGTCAAACAACCACCAATCCCCTACCGCATTTTGTTTAATTTCCTCTAAGGATTTGAATAAGAAGTGAAATTTTGCTTCCGCAAAGGTTTTGTTTTCATCTTCAAACAACCTCTTCATCGCCATTTGTTTATAAACCTCCAGTTCGAAGATACAGAGAATACGGCTTCCATAATCCAACCCAAACATTCTGCTCGGTTGGCCGACTGACAATGCCCTCAAATGATGAAACAGCGATTTGTGAACACGGCTCGTGTCATCTCCGTTATACATTTCAATGGCATACAACTCTTTTCTATTAGGTGTTTGAAGCATACAAAGTGCATCAGCAATCAGATAATCATTTTCAGAAACGGGAATAGATGATTCCGCTCTGTAACCTTTCTTTCTTCCTGTAGAAACCTTATCAAAATAGGTCAAGAATAGGAGCATTTCACAATCGTCAATTTTGGAAATTCCTTCATGCAAAGCGATTTGAACATTAATCGTGTTCATTCTATGGAAGTAATCCTTTTGATAAAATTGACCTTCATTTTTCGGAAACCTGACAACATCTTCTCTCAAATAATCTTTAACAATTTCAGCACCATGAGCCTTGAGAAAATGTACATTTTCGAGTTTCCCTATTGCAGGATGAACTCCGAATGCAATAGAACCAACCAACGGATCTTTCCGAAGTCTGAGTTCTGCAATTTGCTTGTTGAGATTAGCTCTTTCAGACATAATTCCAAGACCGAGCAACTGCCCTGCTGTTAAATATTTGTAACGAGCCAAAGCTAAAAGAATTTTTTCCTGTGAAGGAGAAAGTGTTTGAAAGAATAATCTTTTGGTAACCATTTTTTTGAGTTTTAAAAAATTAAAAATTCGGCTGAAAAGCCTTGTATTCTTATAAGAACTTGTGTTTATAAATGAAACTTAGGTTTAATACTTCCGCTGGACTCTGTGGAATTTTGAGGTACGGTTTCAGAATTCTCTGTTGTCAGAGAATCCGATGTTGGAGAAGTTGTAGTTTCGGAATCTGATGCCGGATTTATCGTTTCATGAGTTGTATTTTCTGAATCCGATTGGGTTTTTGAAGGAATCAAAGTTGGGGAATGAACCGGATTGAGTATAGATTGGTTCGGTTGATTCTGACTTTTATTTTGAAACTGCGTTTGTGTTTGAATTGGATTGACATTCATGATGTCTCTGTAAATTCCCGATTCGGACAACAAATAAGCTTTCAATTTCTTAAGTTCTTCCTTGTTGCAAAAATATCTTTTCGGCTGTTTAATCAGAAAATCGGGGCTTTTAATTTTTACCGCAGGAAAATGATCGTGCTTTAAATAGAATTCGTAGGGTAAAAGACTCTGCATTGCTGAATAAGAAACTCCAAAATCCCCTGCCAATTCTTTAAGAGCAGGCAAACCATTGATTCCCGCCAATTTAACAGCCGAGTTATTCAAAACTGAATTCTTTAATGATAATGGTATCTGACCGACACTTTGTGTTCCAACGATCAAACGGAGTTTGTACTTCCTAGCCTCTGAAAATATCGTTTGGATGCTTCCACTTTCTGTCGTGAAATTGTGAAATTCATCAATAAACAGATAACAGGGTTTTCTTGAATGTTCGGATTCGAATGCTCTTTGAAAGACAATGCTCAGAATTGTTGCCGAAATAAATCTTCCGAGTGCTCTGCTCGCATCTTCTCCCAATTTTCCTTTGGATAAATTAAACAGGATTATCCTGCCTTCCTGCATTCCTTTCTTTAGGTCAATATTGCTTTTTCCGTTCATCATGTGGTAAAACATCATATTGTTCTGGAGATGTTGTAATCTTGTATAGATTGCCAGTTTGGTGGGAGCATACTTCTTACTGAGGAATGCTGTTTCAAAAAACTTACGGTAGACCTGAAATGCCGATTTCTTTCCCAATTCCACCCATTTTGCATTTTGGGTATCATCCATAAAGACCTGTAGGTCGGATAATCCGCATCCTCCTCTTTCAAGCAAAACAGAAAGGCAAGGTTTAAGCAAAGCCTCCATTTGGAGAGACATTCCGGCTTCGGGAATTAATTCTGAAAATGCTTTGGCAAATTGTTGGGACATTACGTCAATTAAGAAGGGTTCAGCGACACGCTGCCAAAATGGATTAATGCAGGGAATTTTTCCATTTTCTAACTGCGGATCAATATACCAAACACGGTCGGGCTTTTGAAGATTGATACGGAAACCTAATAAGCTTTCAGATAGATCTCCGTGTGGGTCGAGGAGAATTAATGAGAATTGCTGTTTCAATTGGGATTGATGCTGGATCTGGTAGGCAATCGTTTTCATAAATTCCGTTTTCCCACTACCTGTCCTACCGCTAAGGAAACAATGCCTGTCTAAAGCGGAAACGGGAAATGGGACAGGCTTTGGCGCAAAAAATAATGCGTGTAGCGAAGGAAGACAAAGTGAAAGAAGTTTTTGATAGTCGTGTTCATCATCGCCGGTAAAAGGAGGTAAAAATTTCGGGTGTTTTAACAGGAGATTCCAATAATCGAAAGCCGGTGAAACGGATACTGTTCTTTCCAATTTTTCTTTGTTTACCGTTTTCTTGGTTCTCATTTCTTCAAATTCCTTGAAGGTCAGAAATCTTTTTTGAAGTTCTTTACGGTAATGAATCGAGCTTTTATCCAGTCGGGCAAGATTTTTATCGATTGTTTTTATTCGTTCTGAAAGTAAAGCATCCCGACCCGAAGGATGTCCTCCGAGCAAATAGTTTCCAGCAAGTAGATAAGGTTCTTGGATTCTAATTTTCCATAGAAAAGAAGTTTTGTTCCAGAATTGAATTGTTGAATTCATGATAAAATAATTTTGGGTTTGAGTTTCGGTTTGAATTTTCAGATTAAATTTTTAAAGAATTCAGGTTTGAATTTTAAAAAATTAAGTTGTATCGCTTAACAAATTGCCTGATCCGGAAGAAGAAATAAAACAGAATACGGATGCATTTGTTTTTTTGGAATTAA
This region includes:
- a CDS encoding type IV secretion system DNA-binding domain-containing protein, producing MNSTIQFWNKTSFLWKIRIQEPYLLAGNYLLGGHPSGRDALLSERIKTIDKNLARLDKSSIHYRKELQKRFLTFKEFEEMRTKKTVNKEKLERTVSVSPAFDYWNLLLKHPKFLPPFTGDDEHDYQKLLSLCLPSLHALFFAPKPVPFPVSALDRHCFLSGRTGSGKTEFMKTIAYQIQHQSQLKQQFSLILLDPHGDLSESLLGFRINLQKPDRVWYIDPQLENGKIPCINPFWQRVAEPFLIDVMSQQFAKAFSELIPEAGMSLQMEALLKPCLSVLLERGGCGLSDLQVFMDDTQNAKWVELGKKSAFQVYRKFFETAFLSKKYAPTKLAIYTRLQHLQNNMMFYHMMNGKSNIDLKKGMQEGRIILFNLSKGKLGEDASRALGRFISATILSIVFQRAFESEHSRKPCYLFIDEFHNFTTESGSIQTIFSEARKYKLRLIVGTQSVGQIPLSLKNSVLNNSAVKLAGINGLPALKELAGDFGVSYSAMQSLLPYEFYLKHDHFPAVKIKSPDFLIKQPKRYFCNKEELKKLKAYLLSESGIYRDIMNVNPIQTQTQFQNKSQNQPNQSILNPVHSPTLIPSKTQSDSENTTHETINPASDSETTTSPTSDSLTTENSETVPQNSTESSGSIKPKFHL
- a CDS encoding helix-turn-helix domain-containing protein — its product is MIGNKIKNIRELKNLTQEYVAEKLDISQAAYSKIEKSSKLPDEKLQQIAEVLEVKPEDIKEFDSQKYFNSVGDVEGNYSGSIIVGLGREDVDLIKKLYEDKIVLLEELLNQQKKIVQKYESKYGEL
- a CDS encoding bile acid:sodium symporter family protein — protein: MELIDILVASVLILIMFGIGVSLNWKDTSNVLSSSKPLIVALISQMILLPAIAFALCSIIDIPNYIKVGIVILAASPGGTTAGFITYLFKGNTALSIILTTINAILTIFTIPVLVNFALKLYYGSTTEFHLPFKDTMIEIFVLTAIPASLGILLRTRNQNLAEKIGKYAKPVLIILLGFVFLLKFFGGQGRAGITHAEIIEILPSALLLNIVCFSTGFLMAKLFRLGYKNEISLSVESAVHNTTMAFLISGTLLHDEQFGKVSLVYAMFSFWTALLYCFIISKLQTNAKQS